One Hyphomicrobium sp. CS1GBMeth3 DNA window includes the following coding sequences:
- a CDS encoding ATP-binding protein — MNDKPAYSKIERVSIRPGVSVLSILRHLNYKTWFALAEFVDNAVQSHLSHGDALRTADGPAYKLIVDIDILAGPPSRISVRDNAAGIARQHFPRAFRPAAIPPDRSGLSEFGMGMKSAACWFAPQWHVRTKALGEAFERTVRFDVDAIVNDQLEELEIVEMQAPLAEHYTEIVLDDLHHVPVKKTVSKIKEHLTDIYRAFLRDEALILRLNGEPLVYDPPNILKAPYVREPSGPAQLWRKDISFDFGNGLSVNGFAALRDPGNFSRSGFALFRRGRLIQGSGDEGYRPPTIFAQPGSYRYLRLFGELHLEGFEVSHTKDGFRWDENEQPFLALLKEHLDSADLPLLRQADGYRALAARTERKAVAEKAVERAATALQESLAPAVEAAAAKQPTETQAKPLETQPLLARREFSIVFRGETWLIKIEIGDDPAEGQWLAMSDTENAPNSRILEIRLSLAHPFMVSFAQTDADDVEALLRVAAAIALGETLARRSGVRMAGTVRRNLNDILREALSRPTTS; from the coding sequence GTGAACGACAAGCCAGCCTACAGCAAAATCGAGCGCGTCAGCATCCGCCCTGGCGTGAGCGTCCTATCAATCCTTAGGCATCTCAACTACAAGACCTGGTTCGCACTGGCCGAGTTCGTGGACAATGCCGTCCAAAGTCATCTCAGCCATGGAGATGCTCTCAGGACAGCGGATGGCCCGGCGTATAAGCTCATCGTCGACATCGACATTCTAGCAGGACCACCGAGCCGTATCTCGGTTCGGGACAACGCTGCGGGTATCGCACGGCAACATTTTCCTCGTGCCTTCCGTCCGGCGGCTATTCCACCAGACAGATCCGGGCTCTCAGAATTCGGCATGGGCATGAAGAGTGCCGCCTGCTGGTTCGCTCCCCAATGGCATGTCCGTACGAAGGCGCTCGGCGAGGCATTCGAGCGGACGGTCCGGTTTGATGTCGACGCGATCGTGAATGACCAGCTCGAAGAGCTGGAGATTGTGGAGATGCAGGCACCGTTGGCGGAGCACTATACGGAGATCGTTCTGGACGATCTCCATCATGTCCCCGTGAAGAAGACAGTTAGCAAGATCAAGGAGCATTTGACCGATATCTATCGCGCGTTCTTGCGCGATGAAGCGTTGATCCTGCGGTTGAATGGCGAGCCACTTGTCTATGATCCGCCCAACATTCTGAAAGCGCCCTACGTGCGAGAGCCGTCAGGGCCAGCGCAACTTTGGCGCAAGGATATTTCGTTTGACTTTGGCAATGGCTTGTCGGTGAACGGCTTTGCAGCTTTGCGTGACCCAGGAAATTTCTCCCGCTCGGGCTTCGCTCTCTTCCGCCGTGGGCGGTTAATCCAAGGAAGCGGTGACGAAGGATATCGACCACCCACAATTTTCGCTCAACCGGGCAGCTATCGCTATCTGCGCCTCTTTGGCGAGCTTCACTTAGAGGGATTCGAGGTATCCCACACGAAGGATGGTTTTAGGTGGGACGAGAATGAGCAACCATTCCTGGCCTTGCTAAAGGAGCATTTGGACAGCGCCGATCTGCCTTTGCTGCGCCAGGCTGACGGATATCGCGCGTTGGCTGCGCGCACCGAGCGCAAAGCCGTGGCCGAGAAGGCCGTTGAACGGGCCGCCACTGCCTTGCAAGAGAGCTTGGCTCCTGCTGTCGAAGCTGCAGCGGCAAAGCAGCCAACAGAAACGCAGGCCAAACCTCTTGAGACGCAGCCGCTACTCGCACGGCGCGAATTCTCAATAGTATTTCGAGGGGAGACGTGGCTGATCAAGATTGAGATTGGTGATGATCCAGCCGAAGGCCAATGGCTTGCCATGAGCGACACTGAGAACGCTCCTAACAGTCGGATCTTGGAGATCAGATTGTCGCTCGCTCATCCCTTTATGGTCAGCTTTGCACAGACAGATGCCGACGATGTTGAAGCCCTCCTGAGGGTCGCCGCAGCAATCGCATTGGGTGAGACCTTGGCACGGCGAAGCGGCGTGCGAATGGCCGGAACCGTTCGCCGAAACTTGAATGACATATTGCGTGAGGCGCTTTCTCGACCAACAACAAGCTGA
- a CDS encoding Z1 domain-containing protein has protein sequence MSDDGAAAIQESAALILGRCLPPNSNNGQRTGLVVGHVQSGKTLSFTTVIALARDNGIPLVIVAAGTKNPLLAQTVDRLLSDLRVNGIPGPPRWLHIRNPDLTSRQTVEHAIEEWRDPTVPLAEKATLLLTVMKQHQRLENLNSLLQVLDLTGVPSLIIDDEADQASLNNRVNQNAESTTYQRLVALRRHLPCNSFLQYTATPQAPLLINIIDVLSPQFVKVLQPGDGYVGGDVIFAENRPYARVIPPGDIPAPNNPLGDPPGSLLEALRIFFVGVAAGLPTWGPANPNRSMLVHPSRTTDPHYQYFQAINAVVGEWRRMFTLPEIDRDRQDLLEDFHDAYRDLIATEPDLPEFAAIAANLPRALARTFIREVNTRGQRRTPEIEWNQAYAWILVGGQSMDRGFTVKELTVTYMPRGTGVGNADTLQQRARFFGYKRHYIGFCRVYLEVAVLNAFEAYVAHETQMREELQTLDDTGASLAGWKRRFVLDAALTPCRNNVISHDYVQSSYSDSWFHPAFVRMDETTIALNQADVDAFIQGAPFAADTSFRTTKTAQRHDVCDVPLRSLIDDLLLKYRVEDADDTSNLLGVLLQLGEWLKDHPDDTARVYNMRPRFAGNRTISAQGRITIGGLMQGRTDAADAYPGDRAFVDRARVTAQIHFTDLRVAGQRVRERVPILAVWVPADLDLTWVAQGGNR, from the coding sequence TTGTCCGACGATGGCGCAGCCGCAATCCAGGAGTCGGCAGCGCTAATACTGGGCAGGTGTTTGCCGCCGAACAGCAACAATGGTCAACGGACGGGTCTTGTCGTTGGGCACGTCCAAAGCGGCAAGACACTGTCGTTCACAACCGTCATAGCGCTTGCGCGCGACAATGGCATTCCTCTTGTGATTGTCGCTGCCGGCACCAAAAATCCCCTTCTTGCGCAAACTGTCGATAGACTTCTCTCAGATCTTCGCGTGAATGGAATTCCGGGCCCGCCACGCTGGCTACACATCAGAAACCCTGATCTGACCTCACGACAAACGGTCGAGCACGCTATCGAGGAATGGCGCGATCCCACTGTGCCCCTCGCAGAAAAAGCCACGCTTCTGCTAACGGTGATGAAGCAGCATCAACGGCTTGAGAACCTCAACAGTCTGTTGCAGGTCCTCGATCTCACCGGTGTGCCGTCGCTTATAATTGATGATGAGGCAGATCAAGCTAGCCTCAACAACCGGGTCAACCAAAATGCAGAAAGCACAACATACCAGCGGCTCGTTGCCTTGCGGCGGCATCTGCCGTGCAACAGCTTTTTGCAGTATACCGCAACGCCGCAAGCTCCGCTGCTGATCAATATCATTGACGTGCTGTCGCCGCAGTTCGTGAAGGTACTGCAGCCTGGAGACGGCTATGTTGGCGGCGATGTGATCTTTGCCGAGAATCGGCCTTACGCGCGTGTGATTCCACCAGGGGATATCCCGGCGCCGAACAATCCCCTTGGGGACCCTCCGGGCTCTCTCCTGGAGGCGTTGCGCATCTTCTTTGTAGGTGTCGCTGCCGGTCTGCCAACCTGGGGGCCAGCAAATCCAAACCGATCCATGCTCGTCCACCCTTCACGTACCACCGATCCCCACTACCAGTATTTTCAAGCGATCAATGCAGTCGTTGGTGAATGGCGTCGCATGTTCACGCTGCCTGAGATTGATCGCGATCGGCAAGATCTGCTCGAGGATTTTCATGATGCATACCGCGATCTCATCGCCACCGAGCCTGATCTTCCCGAGTTTGCCGCCATTGCCGCCAACCTTCCGCGGGCACTCGCGCGTACGTTCATTCGCGAAGTCAACACGCGTGGTCAGCGACGCACTCCGGAGATCGAGTGGAACCAAGCCTATGCGTGGATTCTTGTTGGCGGCCAATCAATGGATCGGGGCTTCACCGTCAAAGAGCTGACAGTCACCTACATGCCCAGGGGAACTGGCGTGGGTAATGCCGACACTTTGCAGCAACGAGCCCGGTTTTTCGGCTACAAGCGTCACTACATTGGCTTCTGCCGCGTCTATTTGGAGGTGGCGGTGCTCAACGCGTTCGAGGCCTATGTCGCGCACGAAACGCAAATGCGCGAGGAGCTGCAGACGCTCGATGACACTGGAGCATCGCTCGCCGGATGGAAGCGGCGTTTCGTTCTCGACGCCGCCCTTACGCCTTGCCGGAACAATGTCATCTCTCACGACTACGTGCAGAGCAGCTATAGTGACAGTTGGTTTCATCCGGCGTTTGTGCGGATGGATGAGACAACGATTGCGCTCAACCAAGCTGATGTTGATGCCTTCATTCAGGGTGCGCCGTTCGCGGCTGACACAAGCTTCAGGACAACCAAAACTGCGCAACGACACGATGTCTGTGACGTTCCGCTTCGGAGCCTGATAGACGACCTTCTGCTGAAGTATCGCGTGGAAGATGCGGATGATACGAGCAACCTTCTTGGCGTGTTGCTTCAGCTCGGCGAGTGGCTAAAGGACCATCCTGACGACACGGCGCGGGTCTACAATATGCGGCCTCGATTTGCCGGGAACCGCACGATCAGCGCTCAAGGCCGCATCACTATCGGCGGCTTGATGCAAGGCCGGACCGATGCCGCAGATGCGTACCCCGGCGATCGGGCTTTTGTCGATCGAGCGCGCGTCACTGCTCAGATTCATTTCACTGACCTGAGAGTGGCGGGGCAGCGCGTACGAGAGCGCGTACCAATTCTTGCGGTGTGGGTTCCTGCGGATCTCGACCTTACTTGGGTCGCGCAAGGCGGGAACCGATGA